The genomic DNA AGGTTCGGGAGAATACGCTCAAAATTTCCACTGAGACTAGCTTTATCTAACAGAAGGATCCTCAAGTTCGGTAGATTCTTAAACTGATCATCCTTAAAGCAGAGATCTTCCGAGTGGAACTGATATCCTTCTAGACTGATGGCTTCAACTTTTGTCATACCCTGCTCCAAGAAAGGAAACGAAATTAATAGTGCTATGCTAGACAAACCTGTATTCTCGTACCAAAGACAATACTGCTATGACAAAGCATCAACTTCGATAAATGGATAGAAGcacacacgcacacacacGGACATGTATACACATATCTGAGGCAATAAATTAGCAAAGCAGATCTGATGTTCATGAGCTTTCATTACCTCCTGTGGCTGCCTCTCTAATAGATACATCACATCTTCACTGCGCCACAATCTACTCCGCAACCGTGGCTCTTCATAGTTTTCCTCTCTTACAATTTCCCTACCAAGGTCTCTGAGTAGGTCGTGCATCCATAACTTATCGTTATCTGTTATTCTAATCAATGACTTCAAGAGAAGGATCTCAATTCCAGCTTTTGGGGAAAATTCACAATCATCCCACATGGAGATTGCAATTCTAGCATCTGTGCCGATGAAGAAACATGCTATATCAAGAAATATCTCCCGCTGCTCCTAATCTAAGCCATTATAACTTAACCTCAACTTTTCTTGGACATCGCTAGGGAGTatcttcttcaatttctcCAATGTTCCTTGCCATATCTCCTTGCGCCCGCTGTTCAAATATAAACTAGAACCTATTACCTCAAGAGTCAAGGGGTGACCTCCAGTTGTCCTCACAATATCCCGAGAAAAGTCAACAAAATCAGGTGTCGGCAGGAATCTTAAAAATGCATGCTTGCAGAAGAGTTTAAAAGCTTGATATTCACTCAGCAGAGTGTGTTCATAGATATTCTTTATTCGAAATAGATCTAGAACTGTCTTTTCTCTGGTTGTAACTATAATCCTGCTTTCTGGACTAAACCAAGCAAGATCCCCAGCTAGAGCACTGAGTTGATCAACTTGATCAACATCATCCAAAATGATGATTGCTTTCTTGTCACGGAGCCTGTTCTTGAGCTCCTGGGTTCCTTCATTCGCATTTGCAAAGTCTTCACGCTCACAATTTAAGATGTCGGATAGTAGCTTGCTTTGCAAGTACTGAAGACCCTTGTGCTGTGAGGATGTTTCTCTAATGTCATTGAGGAAGCAAGAGGATTCAAATTTCTCCAACAGTTGGTTGTAGACAACTTTTGCAAGAGTCGTTTTCCCAATTCCACCCATGCCCCATATTCCAACAATTTGAACACCTTCCTTTCCAGGCTCCAGCAATGTCTTGACAGCTTCGACATGATCATCGATTCCTACCAAGATATCAGTGACACCTAGATAAGCTTTCTTCAGACAGTTAAGAACCCTTGCAAGCACCTTTTTAATGAACTCTCCATGTTTCCTGAAAggtataattaatttatgaagCATAAAATCAAGTCAGTACATTAATTCATACAAAAACTGGAAACTATAAACTATTTTTAACTGGTTGAAAACTGAAAAATACATTAGAAAAacagaaatgaaatgaaaacaaGACAAGGGTATTACCCGTTTGCCTCTTTCTTTATTTCCAACCCTTTCAGTTTCACAACCTCTTGGAGAGCATTCCTCCACTCCTGAATAGTCTCAAAGTCGTAGTCTTTCTCGTGCTGGGTAAAGGCTTTAGCATAACTCCCTGTCAGGTGCTTAACTTCATCTGGCGTGACGTCTAAGAAAATGGGCATGATCACGTGCTTCGTCTCATCCTTGAGCTTCACCATCTCTGCCACCTCCTTGAGACACCACTTACTAGATACGTAGCCCTTTGAGAAGATGGGTATGAAGATTTTTGACTGCTTGATTGCCCTCGTGAGCTCAGGCCCGATCTCTTCTCCGACACGAAGCTCTTCATCATCCCTGAAGGTTTGGACTCCTGCATCTTTCAGACGATGATATAGGTTGTCAATGAACCCTTCGCGAATGTCTGGCCCCCTGAAGCTCAAAAAAACTTCAGTATCAACCAGAAGCTCAGTCAGTGCAGAACCCAGCTGAGGAAAATATTTGAGTTTCGTGCAGCCCCTTATGTCTAAGGAGACTAGAGCACTAAGTTGCTCTATTGATGGATCAACAGAGACCAAGTTGTGACAAGATCGAAGAATCAGTCTCTCTAAAGCTGGGAATGCTGAGAAATCGGGTGTTTTTGTTAGATGCCTGCATTCTGTAAGATCAAGAACTTTAAGCTTCGCGGCTACCTGCGGGAATGAAAATGATTTAAAAGATGGGGAATatgggaaagagagagagataataTTCTCATCAGATGACTATTCAGCTTGAATCGCATGACCGAAACAGAACCGTGCAAAAGACAACTGTTGATACCTTCATCAAGCTCCAGCCGGCCCAATCCTCACTGACCATGCTCCTCGATAGATCGAGGACAATTAGGTTCTTCAGATCTAAATTGGTTGGTGGCGTAGGATTGGAGTTGCAGAATTGCCAACTTAGCCACTGCAGATCCAGTAGAAGATGCTCGAAATTTCCACAAAGAATTGCCTTTTCTAGCTGAAGGATCCTCAAATTTGTTAGATGCATGAACTGATCATCCTTAATGCAGTGATCTCCCGAGCGGAACTTATATCCTTCTAGACTGATGGCCTCAACTTTTGTCATCCCCTGctccaagaaaagaaatgaaattggCTGCGCTATACCAGCTAGATGATTACATATTCTTGTGCCAAAGAAGATATTTAGCAACAACAAAGTTCTAAACTTTGATAAATGGATAAAAGTATAAACACACAGAGACacctatatacatatattataggCGGAAAATTTATTAAGCAGGTCTAATGCTCGTGAGCCTTTAGTTACCTCCCCTGGCTGTCTCTCTAATACACGCATCGCCACTTCACTGTGCCACAATCTACTACGCAACCACGGCTCTCTATAGTTTTCCTGTTCCACAATTTCCCTGCCAAGGTCTCTGATTTGGTCGTGCATCCATAGCTTACTGTTATCTGTGATTCTTATCAGTGACTTCAAGAGAAGGATCTCAGTTCCAACTTCCGGGAAAAAATCACAATCATCCCACATGGGTTTTACTATTCTAGCATCTGTTCCAATGAAGAAACAAGCAATATTGAGAAATATCTCCTGCTGCTCACGATCCAAGCCATCATAACTTATCCTCAACGCATCTCGGACCTTCATATGCGGTTTCTTCTTCAACTGCTTCAGTGTACCTCGCCATATCTCCTTGCGCCCACTGCTTGTAGATAAAGAAGAGCCTATTACCTCAAGAGCCAGAGGGAGCCTTCCAGTTGTCCTCACGATATCCC from Punica granatum isolate Tunisia-2019 chromosome 2, ASM765513v2, whole genome shotgun sequence includes the following:
- the LOC116195718 gene encoding TMV resistance protein N-like isoform X2, with product MAPVKLGGLDLRFLSAVAFISVWLGRRFLRKRRTEPDADPQLGRQGGSKQQMEMAPSKLDRLYPQVNAEAGHEYEVFLSFRGPDTRLEFTDNLYHRLEDAGVQTFRDDEDLRVGEEIGPELMRAIKQSKISIPIFSKGYASSKWCLKEVAEMVKLKGETKHVIMPIFLDVTPDEVKHLTGSYAKAFTQHKKDYDFETIQEWRNALQEVVKLKGLELKKEANGKHGEFIKKVLARVLNCLKKAYLGVTDILVGIDDHVEAVKTLLEPGKEGVQIVGIWGMGGIGKTTLAKVVYNQLLEKFESSCFLNDIRETSSQHKGLQYLQSKLLSDILNCEREDFANTDEGTQELKNRLHGKKAIILLDDVDQVDQLKALAGDLAWFSPESRIIVTTREKTVLDLFRIKDYELTLLSDYQAFELFCRHAFIKGSPTPDFIDLSRDIVRTTGRLPLALEVIGSSLSTSSGRKEIWRGTLKQLKKKPHMKVRDALRISYDGLDREQQEIFLNIACFFIGTDARIVKPMWDDCDFFPEVGTEILLLKSLIRITDNSKLWMHDQIRDLGREIVEQENYREPWLRSRLWHSEVAMRVLERQPGEGMTKVEAISLEGYKFRSGDHCIKDDQFMHLTNLRILQLEKAILCGNFEHLLLDLQWLSWQFCNSNPTPPTNLDLKNLIVLDLSRSMVSEDWAGWSLMKVAAKLKVLDLTECRHLTKTPDFSAFPALERLILRSCHNLVSVDPSIEQLSALVSLDIRGCTKLKYFPQLGSALTELLVDTEVFLSFRGPDIREGFIDNLYHRLKDAGVQTFRDDEELRVGEEIGPELTRAIKQSKIFIPIFSKGYVSSKWCLKEVAEMVKLKDETKHVIMPIFLDVTPDEVKHLTGSYAKAFTQHEKDYDFETIQEWRNALQEVVKLKGLEIKKEANGKHGEFIKKVLARVLNCLKKAYLGVTDILVGIDDHVEAVKTLLEPGKEGVQIVGIWGMGGIGKTTLAKVVYNQLLEKFESSCFLNDIRETSSQHKGLQYLQSKLLSDILNCEREDFANANEGTQELKNRLRDKKAIIILDDVDQVDQLSALAGDLAWFSPESRIIVTTREKTVLDLFRIKNIYEHTLLSEYQAFKLFCKHAFLRFLPTPDFVDFSRDIVRTTGGHPLTLEVIGSSLYLNSGRKEIWQGTLEKLKKILPSDVQEKLRLSYNGLD
- the LOC116195718 gene encoding TMV resistance protein N-like isoform X4, which translates into the protein MEMAPSKLDRLYPQVNAEAGHEYEVFLSFRGPDTRLEFTDNLYHRLEDAGVQTFRDDEDLRVGEEIGPELMRAIKQSKISIPIFSKGYASSKWCLKEVAEMVKLKGETKHVIMPIFLDVTPDEVKHLTGSYAKAFTQHKKDYDFETIQEWRNALQEVVKLKGLELKKEANGKHGEFIKKVLARVLNCLKKAYLGVTDILVGIDDHVEAVKTLLEPGKEGVQIVGIWGMGGIGKTTLAKVVYNQLLEKFESSCFLNDIRETSSQHKGLQYLQSKLLSDILNCEREDFANTDEGTQELKNRLHGKKAIILLDDVDQVDQLKALAGDLAWFSPESRIIVTTREKTVLDLFRIKDYELTLLSDYQAFELFCRHAFIKGSPTPDFIDLSRDIVRTTGRLPLALEVIGSSLSTSSGRKEIWRGTLKQLKKKPHMKVRDALRISYDGLDREQQEIFLNIACFFIGTDARIVKPMWDDCDFFPEVGTEILLLKSLIRITDNSKLWMHDQIRDLGREIVEQENYREPWLRSRLWHSEVAMRVLERQPGEGMTKVEAISLEGYKFRSGDHCIKDDQFMHLTNLRILQLEKAILCGNFEHLLLDLQWLSWQFCNSNPTPPTNLDLKNLIVLDLSRSMVSEDWAGWSLMKVAAKLKVLDLTECRHLTKTPDFSAFPALERLILRSCHNLVSVDPSIEQLSALVSLDIRGCTKLKYFPQLGSALTELLVDTEVFLSFRGPDIREGFIDNLYHRLKDAGVQTFRDDEELRVGEEIGPELTRAIKQSKIFIPIFSKGYVSSKWCLKEVAEMVKLKDETKHVIMPIFLDVTPDEVKHLTGSYAKAFTQHEKDYDFETIQEWRNALQEVVKLKGLEIKKEANGKHGEFIKKVLARVLNCLKKAYLGVTDILVGIDDHVEAVKTLLEPGKEGVQIVGIWGMGGIGKTTLAKVVYNQLLEKFESSCFLNDIRETSSQHKGLQYLQSKLLSDILNCEREDFANANEGTQELKNRLRDKKAIIILDDVDQVDQLSALAGDLAWFSPESRIIVTTREKTVLDLFRIKNIYEHTLLSEYQAFKLFCKHAFLRFLPTPDFVDFSRDIVRTTGGHPLTLEVIGSSLYLNSGRKEIWQGTLEKLKKILPSDVQEKLRLSYNGLD
- the LOC116195718 gene encoding TMV resistance protein N-like isoform X1, which encodes MLLGPFLGFRWSTVIVTGQISILYVPKRQKPIFRKLLSQDGPTSRQLCFFRRLGRQGGSKQQMEMAPSKLDRLYPQVNAEAGHEYEVFLSFRGPDTRLEFTDNLYHRLEDAGVQTFRDDEDLRVGEEIGPELMRAIKQSKISIPIFSKGYASSKWCLKEVAEMVKLKGETKHVIMPIFLDVTPDEVKHLTGSYAKAFTQHKKDYDFETIQEWRNALQEVVKLKGLELKKEANGKHGEFIKKVLARVLNCLKKAYLGVTDILVGIDDHVEAVKTLLEPGKEGVQIVGIWGMGGIGKTTLAKVVYNQLLEKFESSCFLNDIRETSSQHKGLQYLQSKLLSDILNCEREDFANTDEGTQELKNRLHGKKAIILLDDVDQVDQLKALAGDLAWFSPESRIIVTTREKTVLDLFRIKDYELTLLSDYQAFELFCRHAFIKGSPTPDFIDLSRDIVRTTGRLPLALEVIGSSLSTSSGRKEIWRGTLKQLKKKPHMKVRDALRISYDGLDREQQEIFLNIACFFIGTDARIVKPMWDDCDFFPEVGTEILLLKSLIRITDNSKLWMHDQIRDLGREIVEQENYREPWLRSRLWHSEVAMRVLERQPGEGMTKVEAISLEGYKFRSGDHCIKDDQFMHLTNLRILQLEKAILCGNFEHLLLDLQWLSWQFCNSNPTPPTNLDLKNLIVLDLSRSMVSEDWAGWSLMKVAAKLKVLDLTECRHLTKTPDFSAFPALERLILRSCHNLVSVDPSIEQLSALVSLDIRGCTKLKYFPQLGSALTELLVDTEVFLSFRGPDIREGFIDNLYHRLKDAGVQTFRDDEELRVGEEIGPELTRAIKQSKIFIPIFSKGYVSSKWCLKEVAEMVKLKDETKHVIMPIFLDVTPDEVKHLTGSYAKAFTQHEKDYDFETIQEWRNALQEVVKLKGLEIKKEANGKHGEFIKKVLARVLNCLKKAYLGVTDILVGIDDHVEAVKTLLEPGKEGVQIVGIWGMGGIGKTTLAKVVYNQLLEKFESSCFLNDIRETSSQHKGLQYLQSKLLSDILNCEREDFANANEGTQELKNRLRDKKAIIILDDVDQVDQLSALAGDLAWFSPESRIIVTTREKTVLDLFRIKNIYEHTLLSEYQAFKLFCKHAFLRFLPTPDFVDFSRDIVRTTGGHPLTLEVIGSSLYLNSGRKEIWQGTLEKLKKILPSDVQEKLRLSYNGLD
- the LOC116195718 gene encoding TMV resistance protein N-like isoform X3, which gives rise to MIVTLGRQGGSKQQMEMAPSKLDRLYPQVNAEAGHEYEVFLSFRGPDTRLEFTDNLYHRLEDAGVQTFRDDEDLRVGEEIGPELMRAIKQSKISIPIFSKGYASSKWCLKEVAEMVKLKGETKHVIMPIFLDVTPDEVKHLTGSYAKAFTQHKKDYDFETIQEWRNALQEVVKLKGLELKKEANGKHGEFIKKVLARVLNCLKKAYLGVTDILVGIDDHVEAVKTLLEPGKEGVQIVGIWGMGGIGKTTLAKVVYNQLLEKFESSCFLNDIRETSSQHKGLQYLQSKLLSDILNCEREDFANTDEGTQELKNRLHGKKAIILLDDVDQVDQLKALAGDLAWFSPESRIIVTTREKTVLDLFRIKDYELTLLSDYQAFELFCRHAFIKGSPTPDFIDLSRDIVRTTGRLPLALEVIGSSLSTSSGRKEIWRGTLKQLKKKPHMKVRDALRISYDGLDREQQEIFLNIACFFIGTDARIVKPMWDDCDFFPEVGTEILLLKSLIRITDNSKLWMHDQIRDLGREIVEQENYREPWLRSRLWHSEVAMRVLERQPGEGMTKVEAISLEGYKFRSGDHCIKDDQFMHLTNLRILQLEKAILCGNFEHLLLDLQWLSWQFCNSNPTPPTNLDLKNLIVLDLSRSMVSEDWAGWSLMKVAAKLKVLDLTECRHLTKTPDFSAFPALERLILRSCHNLVSVDPSIEQLSALVSLDIRGCTKLKYFPQLGSALTELLVDTEVFLSFRGPDIREGFIDNLYHRLKDAGVQTFRDDEELRVGEEIGPELTRAIKQSKIFIPIFSKGYVSSKWCLKEVAEMVKLKDETKHVIMPIFLDVTPDEVKHLTGSYAKAFTQHEKDYDFETIQEWRNALQEVVKLKGLEIKKEANGKHGEFIKKVLARVLNCLKKAYLGVTDILVGIDDHVEAVKTLLEPGKEGVQIVGIWGMGGIGKTTLAKVVYNQLLEKFESSCFLNDIRETSSQHKGLQYLQSKLLSDILNCEREDFANANEGTQELKNRLRDKKAIIILDDVDQVDQLSALAGDLAWFSPESRIIVTTREKTVLDLFRIKNIYEHTLLSEYQAFKLFCKHAFLRFLPTPDFVDFSRDIVRTTGGHPLTLEVIGSSLYLNSGRKEIWQGTLEKLKKILPSDVQEKLRLSYNGLD